One genomic segment of [Phormidium] sp. ETS-05 includes these proteins:
- a CDS encoding serine/threonine phosphatase, whose amino-acid sequence MVKTMLVCPKCHFSNPNTNKFCQKCGQSLAYKVCKECGNQVEFTAWHCDKCGAVTGKTWIGVVRDSSLLIQNSLQAISQLADVNTTTMLGPTPLGSAPISDEETILDEDPPPPSPPNPAPPTEIAADTIPSAEELEQNSSPPMTAASETGAEMPFLEEKQPPEEVNADAAIQFGEYLDTANRYQVIEVLPSELPGESYLRVLDCQPLQPSPLLAFAAVRPHHAVSENQSNSMLGIPAIALPYLAARTSNLPSLPAIHDAWGENPGVLLLEDRTGLPRVPFDTKDNPPPTSEQILSWLEQSAQLWDILAPYKALSSLLKPENLFLADDDSGELRLGRLYPDNPDQPPTLTSLGQLWQQLLPNALELTPPEQSLAQLLNDLVAGEITTASELLGYTDLIAKNIKPNPDQLKLSVSNTVDSPQVSHSPISEMSADDSDDDDTPTMVMPLKLIALDAAGETDIGRQRNHNEDDFAMETLVTHSLRGGSVTSRSRSRQYMGLYIVADGMGGHDGGEIASATAVDSLRRYFLTRLSDARSGNSPSLPKEESIRSALLEANQVIYELNQQQGRSGSGRMGTTAVLALVQNTQVGIAHVGDSRIYRFTKSQGLQQMTVDHEVGQREIQRGVDPETAYSRLDAYQLTQALGPMGEDFIKPDVQFFNFGEDTLLVLASDGLTDNRFLETHSETHLAPLLQPDADLEQGVRELIRKANQHNGHDNITVVIVRALVQP is encoded by the coding sequence ATGGTAAAGACGATGCTCGTTTGTCCTAAATGTCATTTTTCCAATCCCAACACTAATAAGTTTTGCCAAAAGTGCGGCCAATCTCTCGCTTATAAAGTTTGCAAAGAATGTGGCAATCAAGTGGAGTTCACTGCTTGGCACTGCGACAAATGTGGCGCTGTTACTGGCAAGACTTGGATCGGGGTTGTCCGTGACAGTTCCTTATTGATTCAAAACAGCCTTCAGGCCATAAGTCAGTTGGCTGATGTTAACACGACAACAATGTTAGGGCCAACGCCCCTAGGTTCGGCACCCATATCCGATGAGGAAACAATCTTAGACGAAGATCCGCCGCCGCCATCGCCCCCTAACCCAGCTCCTCCTACGGAAATCGCTGCTGATACAATTCCGAGTGCCGAAGAGCTGGAGCAAAATAGCTCCCCACCGATGACTGCTGCTTCTGAAACTGGGGCAGAAATGCCGTTTTTGGAAGAAAAGCAACCCCCAGAGGAGGTAAATGCGGACGCCGCGATTCAGTTTGGGGAATATTTGGATACGGCAAACCGCTATCAAGTTATAGAAGTCCTCCCTAGCGAATTGCCTGGAGAATCATATCTGCGGGTGTTGGACTGCCAGCCGCTGCAGCCATCTCCTTTACTGGCATTCGCCGCCGTCAGACCCCACCATGCTGTTTCAGAGAACCAGTCTAATTCTATGTTGGGAATTCCGGCGATCGCGCTGCCTTATCTCGCCGCAAGGACATCAAACCTGCCATCACTACCCGCCATCCACGATGCTTGGGGTGAAAATCCCGGGGTATTGCTCCTGGAAGACCGCACCGGTTTGCCCAGAGTCCCCTTTGACACCAAAGACAACCCACCCCCAACAAGTGAGCAGATTCTCTCTTGGCTGGAACAAAGCGCCCAATTATGGGATATCCTTGCCCCATACAAAGCTCTGAGTAGCCTCCTCAAACCAGAAAACCTTTTTCTCGCTGATGATGACTCTGGAGAATTGCGTCTGGGGCGTCTGTACCCAGACAATCCCGATCAGCCACCCACTTTGACTTCTTTGGGTCAGCTATGGCAGCAACTACTACCAAATGCCCTGGAGCTAACCCCACCGGAGCAAAGTTTAGCTCAACTCTTGAATGACTTAGTAGCTGGGGAGATTACCACAGCCTCCGAGCTGCTGGGTTACACTGACCTAATCGCAAAGAACATTAAGCCTAACCCAGACCAATTAAAACTCTCTGTCTCAAACACTGTAGATTCACCACAAGTTAGCCACAGCCCCATCAGTGAGATGAGTGCCGACGACTCGGATGATGACGATACCCCTACAATGGTGATGCCCCTCAAGTTAATCGCCCTTGATGCCGCAGGGGAAACTGATATCGGCAGGCAGCGCAATCATAACGAAGATGACTTCGCAATGGAAACTCTTGTTACCCATTCTCTCAGGGGGGGCTCTGTCACCTCTCGCAGTCGATCGCGACAGTACATGGGCCTTTACATCGTCGCTGATGGTATGGGTGGACATGATGGCGGCGAAATCGCCAGCGCCACGGCTGTAGATAGCCTGCGCCGTTATTTTCTCACCCGCTTGTCTGATGCACGATCGGGCAATTCACCCTCCCTCCCCAAGGAAGAAAGCATCCGCTCGGCTCTGTTGGAAGCCAACCAAGTCATATATGAACTCAACCAACAGCAGGGGCGATCGGGCAGCGGGCGTATGGGCACCACCGCAGTTCTCGCCCTGGTGCAAAACACCCAAGTAGGTATAGCTCATGTGGGAGACTCCCGCATCTACCGTTTCACCAAATCTCAGGGTCTGCAGCAGATGACAGTGGATCACGAAGTCGGTCAGCGGGAAATTCAGCGGGGGGTTGACCCAGAAACTGCCTATTCCCGTCTCGACGCCTACCAACTCACCCAGGCTCTCGGTCCGATGGGTGAGGATTTTATCAAGCCAGATGTGCAGTTTTTTAATTTCGGTGAAGATACCCTCTTAGTTCTCGCCTCTGATGGGCTCACAGATAACCGCTTCCTAGAAACTCATTCAGAAACACACCTAGCACCATTACTGCAACCCGATGCTGACCTGGAGCAAGGCGTGAGAGAATTAATCAGGAAAGCAAATCAGCACAACGGTCACGATAACATCACGGTAGTCATCGTCAGGGCTTTGGTGCAACCATAG
- a CDS encoding FHA domain-containing serine/threonine-protein kinase: MVTLALLDPQTNTPQKQWRFENSTTIRVGRAPDNDVVIEDPVVSREHLELRASGGGSWQLISSGSNGTFVNGVLVFLTAIRDGDSIQLARGGPLLKFSDGYQFGAKPPDPPTPALKKPIPRAQREKKGGGRGINVPSKGEPDRLTPGGESDEENPEPPCTHRNNPPGNLFCENCGEPIFVLRTIRQYQVLQTLGQGGMGTTYLACCLPSSGSKPYQVLALKEMNADMTRIPKAQELFEREARVLQTLNHPGIPMFFDYFVADGKKYLAMEAIHGQDLEKRVQGRGPVPVRQAIEWMMQTCEVLDYLHNLSPPLVHRDIKPANLLLRHRDNRVVAIDFGAVKEIGTPLGTRIGAPDYTAPEQNRGEPIPQSDLYGIGATLIFLLTGESPQKFLELKGDGYRFNLDRDPSIPSELRFCIDKATAYSPSLRYQTAALLTRALADCLDS, encoded by the coding sequence GTGGTAACTCTGGCGCTGTTAGACCCTCAAACAAATACTCCCCAGAAACAGTGGCGCTTTGAAAACTCCACCACGATCCGCGTGGGTCGCGCTCCCGATAATGATGTGGTCATCGAGGATCCCGTGGTGTCGAGAGAGCATTTGGAGTTGCGCGCCAGTGGTGGCGGTTCTTGGCAACTCATCAGTAGTGGCAGTAACGGTACGTTCGTTAATGGCGTTTTAGTTTTTCTCACAGCCATCCGGGATGGCGACTCAATTCAGCTCGCTAGGGGCGGTCCCCTCCTGAAATTCTCGGATGGATATCAATTTGGCGCTAAGCCCCCAGATCCCCCCACCCCTGCCCTGAAAAAGCCTATCCCTCGTGCCCAGAGGGAAAAAAAAGGGGGGGGCAGAGGAATTAATGTCCCGAGCAAAGGGGAGCCAGATCGCCTCACACCGGGTGGCGAATCTGACGAGGAAAACCCAGAACCTCCCTGCACTCATAGGAATAATCCCCCAGGCAACCTTTTCTGCGAAAATTGCGGCGAGCCTATTTTTGTGCTGCGCACGATTCGTCAGTATCAGGTATTACAAACTCTCGGACAGGGAGGTATGGGTACTACTTATCTGGCTTGCTGTCTTCCGTCATCGGGGAGTAAACCTTACCAGGTTTTGGCTCTTAAGGAAATGAATGCGGATATGACCCGCATCCCCAAGGCACAGGAATTGTTTGAGCGGGAAGCTCGGGTGTTACAAACTCTCAACCACCCTGGTATCCCGATGTTTTTTGATTATTTTGTGGCAGATGGGAAAAAATACCTGGCAATGGAGGCGATCCACGGTCAGGATTTAGAAAAGCGGGTACAAGGGCGCGGCCCAGTGCCTGTACGCCAAGCGATCGAATGGATGATGCAAACTTGCGAGGTTTTGGATTATCTCCATAACCTGTCTCCACCTCTGGTTCATCGGGATATCAAACCCGCTAATTTGCTGTTAAGACATCGCGATAATCGGGTGGTGGCGATCGATTTCGGCGCCGTCAAAGAAATCGGCACTCCCTTGGGTACGCGGATCGGCGCCCCGGACTACACGGCTCCGGAGCAAAATCGGGGCGAACCCATCCCCCAGTCTGACTTGTATGGTATCGGCGCCACGTTGATTTTTTTGCTCACGGGAGAAAGTCCGCAAAAGTTTTTGGAACTCAAAGGGGATGGTTATCGATTCAATTTAGACCGTGACCCGAGCATCCCCTCAGAATTGCGCTTTTGTATTGATAAAGCCACAGCTTACTCCCCCTCACTCCGCTACCAAACCGCCGCGCTGCTGACCCGCGCCTTAGCTGATTGTTTGGATTCTTAA
- a CDS encoding DUF4327 family protein, giving the protein MTQKVIHPMVKMQRQVRSLVNSNILKPTDSIWKIAFLYGDEWSHWKQELQDFEFSMQDPVSELLAVENWEDD; this is encoded by the coding sequence ATGACCCAGAAGGTTATTCACCCGATGGTGAAAATGCAGCGTCAGGTGCGATCGCTAGTCAACTCGAATATCCTCAAACCAACCGATAGCATCTGGAAAATAGCCTTTCTTTATGGAGATGAATGGTCCCACTGGAAACAAGAACTACAAGATTTTGAATTTTCCATGCAAGACCCCGTGAGCGAACTGCTAGCGGTAGAAAACTGGGAAGATGATTAA